The genomic DNA TGCCAACCAAGGCATAATGTTATTTTCCTAATTCAAATCGTTGTTTGTGCCCATCCACTTACTGGCGCGAGCCGAATCATTTGGTCCTGACCAGGCTGGCTTTCAGAAACTTTCTGAACAGATGATGAGAGCCAGAGGAAGAACTCTCGAAATTTGAGACCGTCGAGTTTGAGGGGAGGAGTGTTAGGAGAAGCTATCTGGCTTAATTTCTCCATGTTTGCCCCCTGAACTCCTACTATGAAAAAGCTGAGCCTACGGTCAGCCTCAGCCTGTCTTATATGTTGAGATGCTACTCTCCATCGATCACCATCTGTAGGTTCTCCGTCGGTTATTAGGAAAACCCAAGGACGGTAGTAGCTCACTCCATTGCTTTTGTAGGTCTGCTTTCGATTTTCCACAAGCTCTATTGCTTTTTCTATTGCTCCTCCCATAGGAGTACTTCCGCTGACCCCTAAACGGTGTGGCTCAAACTGATCAATAGTTACAAAATTCTGCGCTACCCTTACAGACTCACCGAACGTGATAATTGCTACTTCAACCCTTAAAGACGCTTTTTCGTCTTTTTGCACCTCCTCTTTAAAGGCAAGGACTCCTTCATTCAATGAATTAATTGGGTTTCCTGTCATAGAGGCTGACGTGTCAAGTACCAAAACTACTGGACACCGGGGTTCAGGATTTCTAACAAACTCGATTGTTTCTAAACTCATAGATTTTGTTCAATAGTAAAGCTAACAAAAACATGTAGTTGACCCAATTCCGAGACAGATAAGCCTTTCAAGAAGAGAATAAGCCTATCCTATTCTAAATAGCATCAGAATCTAAATATTGTAAACAGCGTGCCCTTGTACTTCTACTAAATCTACGTTCCAATTTTGCAATATTAAGCAACGTGCTTGTGATATTGCTGCTTCTGACAACCCGTGTTAAGTGGCAAACACTGTATAAACTTGATTCCAACAACATCTAGTCTGGCAATGCGGTCGTCAACAAACTACTCTTCGCACTCGTCGTCTGCGCGCCACGGCTTGGGAGTCAGTCGCGCTCAGAGGCAAACCTAGATTTTGTCCTGGCTGGGCACGGCAATGCCCACATTAATGATCAATATTCGATCGCATAACACTGCTCGTACTCTTGCCATTGGCTGATCAGTTGCAGTCAGCGACCGTGGAGTATCCCTGGTATGTCTGATTCCCTAACGGTTGGGATTTGAATTGAGCTAGGAACGACGGAACCTGATGTGACTCAAAGCTCGTTGATCCACACCACAAATTGCTCCGTATCCCCCAGATTCTTCCAGCATTCGCCCCCGTATTCGGCACTCCAGTATGGCGCGATCGGATGATCATGATTCCCGTTCTGCCACACTTGCCACTTATAGACGCTCTCCTCGACCTGCACGATCGCATGCATGACCCACTCCCAGCGGTACGCAACTCTCACGATGTGCCAGCTTCGCCCCCTACTGCTGGAATGGGCAGCTAATGCCTGTTCCAGAACTTCCAGGGCGATCGTCAGATCGACGGGTTCCCAGTCCCGACAGGTATTAGGTTCCGTAATGCCCACACCCGCTCCGGCTGGACAAACCGCGCAGACGACAGCAGGCTTGTAGTCCTGGTTCAGGTAGCGGCAGGTGACGCAGCAGCGGGATAAGGGCGAGGACTGCTGCTGCGTCACCTGCCACTCCTCCTGTTCAGCGAGTTGGGAGAGGCGGAGCACTTTCTCCTCATGAGATAAGGCGTCCAGCCAGTCTTCTACATCAAACTTGTGTTCTGGCTCGATCGGAGTCAGGTCTCCCTGGAGCAGCGACTCGTCCAGATCGACATCCACATCGATCGCATAGTGGGAAAAACACATATCCACGCCTTCCTGTTCCCTCGCAGTCGGTGAACTCCCAAACACTTCCTCAAAGCTCAACGTATCCGGCTTCCAAGAGTTCTGTCTCGATCTAAGTAAAGCTTCTGCTGGCATCTACCAGACAAATGGGCGGATTGTTACTGAATTGACGCACGACCCCTTGCGGGTAACGCGAAGCTGAAGCGAGCGGAGACCATCCCTAAGCTAACTCCAATCCCAGACGACTGACCCGACAGTAGGAATCATGGATCTGCACCAGTGGCTCGAATTCGGGCAGGATTTCAGGCTCGCCAATGATTTCGATCAGGTGACAAACTGCGTAGCGACTCGATTCTGGAATGACTGCTCCAGTGATGCGATCGTAGATAAATTTCTGCCTGTATTCATCGTCCACGCGCCACGGCTTAGGGGTGAGCCGTGCTCTGAAGGTTGCCTGGAATTGACAGAGACGAGCATAGAGAGGGTCAACATACAGGTTAGCCATCAACCGATGCGTGGCAGTATCCTGGGGATCGAAAGGCTGAGTGACGCAGAGATGGCGGAGTCCGTTCCGCGTCCGGTAGACCCGAAATCCCAGATGGGAAAACTGCTCTGCCAGGTTCTCGACTGCGGCGATCGCCTGCTTCTGGCTCAGAGCAACCTGGGAGTTTCGGGCACAGTCCTGGGTCTCTTCATGCTCCGGCGCACAGATGTCAACATCCACAATCATCATGGAGTCGCAGTTCAAAACCAAGCAGTCATAGCGGTTCCGCGTGACAATGCCCTGCGGCTGACCGTCGTGGCTGATCTCGTGGACGATCGGTTCGTCTGCCACAGAGTATTCGCCATTTTCTAACCCGTACCATTGTTTTGCAAACTGTGAGTCCCCGATTGGAACCCGGCTGAGATATGCCAGCGCGTTCCGCTCCTGAAGAGACAGCCTGGCAGTCCACCTGACCAGCACCTCGCTATCATCCTGAGCGGTGCTCGCCTCAACAATTAAATCGGTAAGGTAGTCCCGAACCTCTGCCGGGGCGTCCTCCACTCCCCGTTTACCTGCCCAGAAACAGAACTTCCGGTACAGGAGCGGATGTTCCTGGATGAATTGTTCCAGAGTCAGGATTTGAGCCGTCATGTATATATCCTCCTCTCTCTGCGTCAATTGTTCATTCCTCTAACTTCTGCGTCTGAGAGCACCCTCCCCTCATCGCAGTACAGCCTGAAGCCATCTCTAAACTCGATCGCAGGTCTTCCGACTGCATGGAAAACTGCATCGTTGGTGTGATCGTCTGTACAGGAGAGGAAGCTGGGACGATCGCACATCAGGCAGACCCGCTCAAATGGAAAGAGCCAGCCGCACTCCTGAGCCACCAGTCGATGGGCTGTCCAGAGTTCCGCATCAGGTGTGCAGTCCAGAACAGAGATACAAAAGTCTAGCAGGGCACTCTCGACAGTCCAGGCAGCAGGATATGTGGACTTTGGCACCAGTCGTCGGAGGGGCTTGATGATTGGGCGCATTAAGGAGGGGCGTAATGCCAGCACAGAGTTAACCAGTTGATCGCTGATGTTGAACCACAGGCGTGCTCCGAGGTACAGATGCAGTTCCAGCTTCAACCCCTGCCAGAGATATGGCGCAATCTCACTCTCTAGCTGGATCACCAGCTTCTGCTCAAACTGCTGCTCAAAGGGACGTTTGAGCGATCGCCCTAACTGCTGTGACAGGAGATTCAGATGCCGAACTGAGGGGTCGGACACTCGATGCAACAGATGTTGCTCCCACAGCTTTGGGGCAAAAAACTGGAGCAGTGCTGCCCAGGGACTGTCAAAAAAGAGGACTTGCGGGGCAGCCAGACCGAGAGCAGTGTAAGCAACCTCGATCGCATCGATTGCTCTGGCGCGATCAATCGGGTCTGTGGACAGGCAGATCGATCGCCACTTTTTCCGGAACTCTGGAATTAAATCGTCCTGTTCGGGCGGTAACTGTGTAAACGTCATGGCATGAAACTCTGTCAGAGCAATCGAGCCTGTACTGTCACCTTCCACGTTGAACTGTTGCAGGGAAGTAAGTTCAACCGTGTTAGTACAGCAGTGCTAGTTTAGGGGAGTTTTCTCGTTTCTGACAGGCGTCACTTGAACTTACTGTCGTGGCGACGGTAATTTGAAACTGCTGGAAGGCATGATTGAGACCACAGGTGATAGACAGGGGACGAAAAGGGTGGCTGCACTGGTTGATATTGGGGTAAATCTGACTCATGCCGCTTTCGATGCCGATCGTCCTCAGGTGATTGAGCGGGCAATCGCAGCGGGCGTGTCTACCCTGATCCTGACCGGAACGACAGTTGAGGAGAGTCAGAAAGCAATCACGCTTGCCCGGCAGTATCCAGACATCCTGTACTCCACCGCAGGGGTGCATCCCCATGACGTGAAGCACTGCGATCTCCAGACAATTCCCCGGTTGCGAGAGCTTGCAGCCCATCCCCCTGTTGTGGCGATCGGGGAGTGCGGGCTGGATTTTAACCGGCACTATTCACCGCGCCCTGAGCAGGAATACTGGTTTGAAGCGCAGCTACAACTCGCTTGTGATCTGGGACTGCCCGTATTTCTGCACGAGCGGGACGCCCACGTTCGCTTCCTGGAAATTCTCAAACCGTACCGCGATCGACTCGTCGCAGGAGTGGTACATTGCTTCACCGGAAGTGAGGCTGAACTCAAAGCCTATCTGGACTGGGACTTACATATCGGCATCACAGGCTGGATCTGTGATGAGCGGCGGGGACTGCATCTTCAGGAACTGGTGCGATCGATCCCACTCGATCGACTGATGCTGGAGACCGACGCCCCTTACCTGACTCCCCGTACCCTGCGTCCCAAGCCGAAGGGGGGACGAAATGAACCTGCGTTCCTGCCTCACGTCTTGCAAACGGTAGCACACAGTCTGGACCAAGCACCTGAAGCAGTTGCTCACACTACGACTCAGACTGCGCGTCAATTCTTCAGGCTGCCAGAATATCAGGTGCCACAGGGATAGCCATTGGGTTCAGGCAACTAGGGTTACAGAAGCTGAAAAGTGTGCCTTGCCTTGAGGAGGTAGGGGAGTGATCAATGCCTTTTGATTGAGCCGTTCACTCTTAGAGGACGTTTGAAAAGTCTGGGAAGGAGTAAAAAAGCTCACTCAGTGTAAGCTGCGAATAGAAAAGAACACAGCACCGAGCGAGCCATGACTAAAGCATACTCCAGCAATTTGACAGCTTGTGAGTTTGAATTGATTAAACCCTTGATTCCTGCCGCTAAACCCGGTGGACGACCCCGAACTATTGAGATGCTGGATGTATTGAATGCGTTGTTATACGTGCTGGTGCAAGGGTGCAAATGGCGAGATTTACCGGGTGACTTTCCCGCTTGGCAGACCGTGTACACCTATTTCCGAAACTGGCGCAAGGACGGAACCTGGATTGCGATTCATGACCGCTTAAACGCATGGACGCGCCTGGACGCTGACCGCCCGCCAAGTCCATCGGAAGGAATTGTAGATTCGCAAAGCGTCAAAACGGCAGCAGGTGTGAGTGAGAGCGTCGGATTCGACAGCGGCAAAGCGATCAAAGGGCGGAAGCGGTTTGCCACGGTGGATACGTTAGGGCTGGTGTTGCGTGTGTTTGTGACAGCGGCAAGTGTGGGTGAGCGGGAGGGGGGCAAACAAGTCCTTAAGCGAGTCAAGCAGATGGGTCAAGCGGTGTCTCGCTTAACGACGATTTGGGTCGATGGTGGGTTTGATGGCGCACCGTTTCTAATGTGGGTGATGGATGTTTGCCGTTGGGTCGTGCAAGTCGTCTTGCGCCCCGAACAGACCAAGGGCTTCGTGTTGCTCAAAAAGCGGTGGGTCGTGGAACGAACCTTTGGCTGGCTCATGGGGTGTCGCCGATTGGTCCGCGATTATGAGTTGTTGCCAGAAACCTCAGAAACCTTCATCTACCTTGCCATGATCCGTATCATGCTCAAGCGATTGGCAGCATAGTTGACACACCCCATACTTTTAAAACACCCTCTTACAAGGTTGTATGGGACGTAGAGGCACACAAGACAAAAAATAGGAGGTTTATAAAGCCTAACTTTGCAAAAATGCATCCAGACTCCTTCTCTTAGCACAAACGGCTGTTTCCCGTTTCCCAATTGCGCTGCACCTGCGGTCTAACGGCTTAAATTAGCGGCGGCAAATAACCTCAAACTCAGCACCAGCAGCTTTCGCCCGCCCGCTGCATTTGAATTGTGTACGCCCGGCATGGGCGTGAACTAATGGGGTGAAAGTCCCCTGGAGGAGAACCAACGTCCAAATGCTCGAAAGTCCTTGGAGCCGAGTGACGACAACTCCTAGCTTAAGGCAAGGGCACTTCCGCGAGGAAGGGTCTGAAGGAAGCCAGCGGCAAACCTGCAAGCCGACGAACAGAAACGTCATAGAAGGCTGAGATAGTCCTGGGGCGAGTTGGCACAACACAACAAAGCCCTCTGGTTCAAGGAACACAGTAAATGACGCGGTTGTGCAGGGACAGTTCACGTCCTTATCCGGGGAGGTCTGTGCGGTTGCGGTCTGGAGGTCTATGGGAGTCTGACTGAGGTCTCGCGGGAAACGGCGAGGGAGCCACAGAACCCTAAGGAGAACCAGACAGCGCGGTTGAGGGCAACTTCAAGCGTTCACCGTGCAGAAGTCAGCAGAGTCCATAGTAGTTCCCGCAGGGGAACGAAGGGACGAACATGAACGAACTAAGGAGGAGCGATGAACAACTCAAACACATTTATGAACCCGGAGGGGGGAGATGGCGTTTGGCGTGCTGACAGAGAGCCAGCCTTAGACAACCTGATGGCGCGAGTCTTAGAGCGCGACAATGTGCAACGAGCCTGGCAACGGGTGAAGTCCAACCAGGGTGCACCCGGCAGTGACGGGATGAGCCTAGAGGAATTCCCGTCTTATGCTCGCGAACATTGGTATGAGATTCGCCAATCCCTGATGGAGGGCAGCTATCAACCTCGTCCGGTGCGGCGGGTTGTAATCCCCAAGCCGAAAGGCAAGGGAGAGCGCAAGTTGGGTGTCCCTTGTGTCCTAGACCGGGTAATCCAGCAAGCCATCCTCCAAGTGCTGACGCCTCTGTTTGACCCTGGATTCTCCGAGTCAAGCTATGGGTGTCGCCCAAATCGCTCGGCTCACAGCGCTATCCGACAGGTGAAAACGATCCTGAAGGCGGGTTATCGCATCTGTGTCGATCTGGATCTGGAGAAATTCTTTGATACGGTCAACCACGATGTCTTGATGTCCCGCGTTGCCCGCAAAGTCGCTGATAAAGTGCTGTTGCAGCTAATTGGTCGTTACCTGCGAGCCGTGGTTTTGGTGGGAAGCACCGTTGAACCGACCGAATGGGGAACACCGCAAGGGTCTCCGCTTTCACCCCTGTTGTCCAACATCCTGCTGGATGACTTGGATAAGGAACTGGAAGCAAGAGGGCATCGCTTTGTTCGCTATGTAGACGACCTGGTGATCCTGGTCAAAAGTAGACGGGCAGGGCGACGGGTGATGGTGAAAATTAGCCGTTACCTCACTCAAGTGCTCAAGCTGAAAGTGAATCGGGAAAAGAGCCGAGTGGTCAAGATCGAGGATCTGAATTATCTGGGATTCACGTTTCGGGGAATTCGTATCTTCGCCTCTGATGCTGCCATGCAAGCGTTCAAGCACCGACTGCGCGGCTTCACCTCACGCAGTTGGGGTGTCTCAATGGCAGAACGATTCGAGCGATTGAACCGATACTTGCGCGGGTGGATGAATTACTTTGGCATTTCCCAGCATTACAGCCCAATCGAAGAGCTAGACGGTTGGTTGAGGCGACGGATTCGGATGTGCTATTGGAAGCAGTGGCGCAGACCGAGAACCCGCATTGCTAACTTGCTCAAGCTTGGAACCAGTAAGCGTCACGCGATTTTGACCGGCATTAGTCGCAAAGGCTATTGGCGGTTGTCGAAAACGTTGGCGACGCAAACGGGAATGACGAATGAATGGTTGGAGCAACAGGGTTTGTTATCGATTCGGCAGCTTTGGATGAAAGTTCAAGGATACGCTTGAGTCATCAATGTTGTTTGCGCATCTTCATGAACCGCCTGTTGCGGAGCCGCATGGCAGGTGGTGTGGGAGGGAAGGGTTAAACACCCTTCTCGACCCGATTAGACCATGCCTCACCGATCGCTTCCAACCAACTTTCCTGTCTTCATTTCTACATTCGTTTAGGACATCGCATCCACAGCCTAAAGTGTGCTCCCGCTTTTAGTCAGTGCAACCGAAGAAAAGTAATGCTGGGTTTCCTAGTGCCAACCCAGCCTACGGGGATAAATGAGCGCACTCGGTCAACCGAACTGGTACGTTCCGGAGCAGCGCGATTGTTAAACCGCTTCTTTACTGACAAGCACCTGTGTATCTCATAAACCTATCTGCACCTACAACACGCCCGAAATCGGTGAATCCCGGTCTAGAACGTCTATGTGAGGCAAGTGCTTCTGGATTTGGAAATGCACAGAAGGTTCCATTTCCGGCTGAGTAAAATACACCAGCTCCATCGTCAAAATACCCGCTTGGCGCGACGCAAGCGCCAGTAAATTCGCCAAAACCGTTATTTGAGTCTCGTCGTCCTAAATCTGGTGCAGAATTTACCCGTCGAAAAAATTGCAAATGTCCTGGACTTGCAAAACCGCAATATGACGATCCGTTGGAATAAAAAACTCCCCTTCCATCATCAAAATATCCTCTAGCGGATCTGGCTGGTAAAGTAGCTGGTAAATCTATTCCCC from Leptolyngbya ohadii IS1 includes the following:
- a CDS encoding vWA domain-containing protein, whose product is MSLETIEFVRNPEPRCPVVLVLDTSASMTGNPINSLNEGVLAFKEEVQKDEKASLRVEVAIITFGESVRVAQNFVTIDQFEPHRLGVSGSTPMGGAIEKAIELVENRKQTYKSNGVSYYRPWVFLITDGEPTDGDRWRVASQHIRQAEADRRLSFFIVGVQGANMEKLSQIASPNTPPLKLDGLKFREFFLWLSSSVQKVSESQPGQDQMIRLAPVSGWAQTTI
- a CDS encoding DUF6745 domain-containing protein; translated protein: MTFTQLPPEQDDLIPEFRKKWRSICLSTDPIDRARAIDAIEVAYTALGLAAPQVLFFDSPWAALLQFFAPKLWEQHLLHRVSDPSVRHLNLLSQQLGRSLKRPFEQQFEQKLVIQLESEIAPYLWQGLKLELHLYLGARLWFNISDQLVNSVLALRPSLMRPIIKPLRRLVPKSTYPAAWTVESALLDFCISVLDCTPDAELWTAHRLVAQECGWLFPFERVCLMCDRPSFLSCTDDHTNDAVFHAVGRPAIEFRDGFRLYCDEGRVLSDAEVRGMNN
- a CDS encoding TatD family hydrolase, whose amino-acid sequence is MAALVDIGVNLTHAAFDADRPQVIERAIAAGVSTLILTGTTVEESQKAITLARQYPDILYSTAGVHPHDVKHCDLQTIPRLRELAAHPPVVAIGECGLDFNRHYSPRPEQEYWFEAQLQLACDLGLPVFLHERDAHVRFLEILKPYRDRLVAGVVHCFTGSEAELKAYLDWDLHIGITGWICDERRGLHLQELVRSIPLDRLMLETDAPYLTPRTLRPKPKGGRNEPAFLPHVLQTVAHSLDQAPEAVAHTTTQTARQFFRLPEYQVPQG
- a CDS encoding IS5 family transposase; the encoded protein is MTKAYSSNLTACEFELIKPLIPAAKPGGRPRTIEMLDVLNALLYVLVQGCKWRDLPGDFPAWQTVYTYFRNWRKDGTWIAIHDRLNAWTRLDADRPPSPSEGIVDSQSVKTAAGVSESVGFDSGKAIKGRKRFATVDTLGLVLRVFVTAASVGEREGGKQVLKRVKQMGQAVSRLTTIWVDGGFDGAPFLMWVMDVCRWVVQVVLRPEQTKGFVLLKKRWVVERTFGWLMGCRRLVRDYELLPETSETFIYLAMIRIMLKRLAA
- the ltrA gene encoding group II intron reverse transcriptase/maturase, which gives rise to MNNSNTFMNPEGGDGVWRADREPALDNLMARVLERDNVQRAWQRVKSNQGAPGSDGMSLEEFPSYAREHWYEIRQSLMEGSYQPRPVRRVVIPKPKGKGERKLGVPCVLDRVIQQAILQVLTPLFDPGFSESSYGCRPNRSAHSAIRQVKTILKAGYRICVDLDLEKFFDTVNHDVLMSRVARKVADKVLLQLIGRYLRAVVLVGSTVEPTEWGTPQGSPLSPLLSNILLDDLDKELEARGHRFVRYVDDLVILVKSRRAGRRVMVKISRYLTQVLKLKVNREKSRVVKIEDLNYLGFTFRGIRIFASDAAMQAFKHRLRGFTSRSWGVSMAERFERLNRYLRGWMNYFGISQHYSPIEELDGWLRRRIRMCYWKQWRRPRTRIANLLKLGTSKRHAILTGISRKGYWRLSKTLATQTGMTNEWLEQQGLLSIRQLWMKVQGYA